A window of Acidobacteriota bacterium genomic DNA:
ATCTTTATACTCAAATTTTATCTTTGGAGAGTTTGAGAGGAAATCCTCTCAAAGGAGGGGCTGTCTCCTTCTTAGACAGCCCCTCTGCTCAGCGAAGCGTCTAAGGAGATCTTTCTCCCATAGGGAAAGTGTCGTGTCACATCAAAACAACAAAAGGCATTTAGGTGACACGACACTAGATTCAATTATTTCAATTGATTATTGGAGGAATAAAATGAAAAGTAATAAATTCCTGACGATAATTTTACTGATTGGAATAATCCTTATCAGTCCCTCAGTTCTTGTTTTGGCTAAATCTCCAGTAAAAATATGGAAAGAGCATCTTATAATTCCAACTTATTTAGTAGACGAGCCTGATTTAAATCCTATTTTTTATACTGGAAGAGCTTACCAGGGAGCCAAGGGTCCTGTTTACCCTTATCCATTATTGGATAAGCTGACTGATGTCCGTAAGAATAAAACTTACAATGCAATCTATCTGGAAAACAAATATGTAAAGCTCTGTGTTCTTCCTGAAATAGGTGGGAGAATTTTTTCTGCTGTAGATAAAACGAATAATTATGACTTCTTCTATCATCAGCATGTGATTAAACCTGCCCTTATAGGCATGCTCGGTGCTTGGATTTCTGGTGGTGTGGAGTGGAATTTTCCCCACCATCACAGAGCCACAACCTTTATGGCAGTTGACTATACATTAAAAGAAAACCCTGATGGCAGTAAGACCATTTGTGTAGGAGAAATAGAACTTCGACATAGAATGAAATGGGTGATTGGCATAACTCTCTATCCTGATAAGTCTTATGTAGAAGTTACTGTTAAACTTTTTAACCGTACCCCTTTCGCCCATTCTTTTTTGTACTGGGCTAATGTTGCTGTCCATGCGAATTCAGAATATCAGGTAATCTTCCCGCCAAGCACGGAGTATGTAACTTTTCACGGAAAAAATCAGTTTTCAGAGTGGCCAATTTCATACAGTGTGTTTAACAATGTCGATTATACAAACGGTGTGGACATCAGCTGGTGGAAAAACCACCCTGCTCCGACATCTTTCTTTGCCTGGAACAGTAAAGAGGATTTTTTAGCAGGATATGACCATGGGAAAAAAGCAGGTGTTGTGCATGTGGCTGACCATAACATCGTCCCTGGAAAGAAATTCTGGGAATGGGGAAATGGTCCCCAGGGAAAAATGTGGGATAAAATCTTAACCGAAGCCGATGGCCCTTATGGGGAGCTCATGGTTGGAGCTTACTCAGATAATCAACCTGATTACAGTTGGATACAACCGTACGAGGTTAAAATTTTTAAACAGTACTGGTACCCAATTAGGCAAATTGGCAGTGTAAAAAATGCAAACATGGAGGCTGCTGTTAACTTAGAGATAACTCCAGAGAATATTGCGAAGATAGGATTTAACACAACATCAGAATACAAAGATGCAAAAGTATTGCTTAAAGCGGGAGAGAAAGTAATCTTTGAAAAAATATTAACTGTAAATCCCGAGAAGCCCTTCTGGAGAGAAATTGCCCTCCCTTCCGGAGTAAAAGAAGAAGACGTACAACTTTCTTTATTTTCTTCAGAAAATAAAGAATTAATTACTTATAGACCTGTTAAAAAAGAAAAATCCCCAAAGCCAGAGGTGGTGAAACCTCCGCTTACGCCTAGAGACATAAAAACAATCGAGGAGCTTTATCTCACTGGACTGCGTCTTGAGCAATTTCACAATCCAGCTTTAGAACCATATCTTTATTATGAGGAGGCATTAAGAAGAGACCCTGATGATTATCGAGTCAACACTGCCCTTGGAATTCTTTTTTGCAAAAGAGGAATGTTTAAAGAAGCAGAGGAAAAGCTCAATCGGGCGATTAACCGAATGACAAAAAATTATACAAGCCCTAAAGATATGGAAGCCTACTATTATTTAGGGTTAGCTTTGAAGTATCAAGGAAAATATGAGACTGCCTATGAGACATTTTATAAAGCCACATGGAGTCATGCGTGGCATTCAGCGGGATATTACTCCCTGGCAGAACTTGCATGTCAAAAAGGAGATTTTTTAAAAGCGTTAGAATTTCTCAACCGTTCCATTTCTACCAATGCTTTAAACACAAAAGCGTTAAATTTAAAGGCTGCGGTGCTTAGAAGAATGGGACAGTTTGAAGAAGCAGAAAAAATAATTTCCCAGACTCTCGTGATAGACCCATTAGATTTCTGGGCAGGAAATGAGCTCTATCTTGTAAAATCCATGATAGGATTGGAAAACGAAGCTTCCAAAGAAATGAAAGTCTTGAAGGAAATCATGAGAGAAAATGTTCAGTCTTATCTGGAATTGGCTGTTGACTATGGAAATTGTGGTTTTTTGGATGAGGCAATCGAAATTCTTTCAAGGCTTATTGACTCAGATAAAAAAGAACCCAGGACTTATCCGATGATTTACTATTATCTTGGTTATTTCTGGGAGAAAAAAGGAGGTATAGAGAAAGCTCTTAGATATTATCAGCTCGGAGGCATGATGCTCACTGATTACTGTTTTCCCTTTCGATTGGAATCAATGGATGTGCTTCAAAATGCTTCGAAGAAAAACCC
This region includes:
- a CDS encoding DUF5107 domain-containing protein, giving the protein MKSNKFLTIILLIGIILISPSVLVLAKSPVKIWKEHLIIPTYLVDEPDLNPIFYTGRAYQGAKGPVYPYPLLDKLTDVRKNKTYNAIYLENKYVKLCVLPEIGGRIFSAVDKTNNYDFFYHQHVIKPALIGMLGAWISGGVEWNFPHHHRATTFMAVDYTLKENPDGSKTICVGEIELRHRMKWVIGITLYPDKSYVEVTVKLFNRTPFAHSFLYWANVAVHANSEYQVIFPPSTEYVTFHGKNQFSEWPISYSVFNNVDYTNGVDISWWKNHPAPTSFFAWNSKEDFLAGYDHGKKAGVVHVADHNIVPGKKFWEWGNGPQGKMWDKILTEADGPYGELMVGAYSDNQPDYSWIQPYEVKIFKQYWYPIRQIGSVKNANMEAAVNLEITPENIAKIGFNTTSEYKDAKVLLKAGEKVIFEKILTVNPEKPFWREIALPSGVKEEDVQLSLFSSENKELITYRPVKKEKSPKPEVVKPPLTPRDIKTIEELYLTGLRLEQFHNPALEPYLYYEEALRRDPDDYRVNTALGILFCKRGMFKEAEEKLNRAINRMTKNYTSPKDMEAYYYLGLALKYQGKYETAYETFYKATWSHAWHSAGYYSLAELACQKGDFLKALEFLNRSISTNALNTKALNLKAAVLRRMGQFEEAEKIISQTLVIDPLDFWAGNELYLVKSMIGLENEASKEMKVLKEIMRENVQSYLELAVDYGNCGFLDEAIEILSRLIDSDKKEPRTYPMIYYYLGYFWEKKGGIEKALRYYQLGGMMLTDYCFPFRLESMDVLQNASKKNPQDARAPYYLGNLLYDIQPENAIKEWEKSRNLDDTFSIVHRNLGLAYARIHNNIPKAITSLEKAVSCNNKDPRLYYELDLLYEAGGVSPEKRMELMEKNRKTIIKHDDALSREIILYVQLGKYDKAIDLLKTHHFHVWEGGGKIHDVYVDAHLLRGEKKFKEKKYFQALKDYEAALEYPENLEVGKPYRDGRSSQIFYFIGTAHEALGEKRKEKEFYEKSVAEKHGWSEISYYQGLAFRKLSREDEANKIFDGLIKFGREGLESSPSLDYFAKFGEKQSEMARIANFHYLIGLGYLGKGKKSEAKSEFEKALEINPNHIGARIQLSALK